The following proteins come from a genomic window of Astatotilapia calliptera chromosome 11, fAstCal1.2, whole genome shotgun sequence:
- the pbxip1b gene encoding pre-B-cell leukemia homeobox interacting protein 1b isoform X5 has translation MSGTGSANNSWTILTPEETAAETLKPVIMGTEYHGESHTTAPGSGDNNQPANGAKSAEGLPVENYLVPKEKTAELSGGLSADQPTSVPTSVTDNPIPSSLEVSSNLNHGSDEVSQAGGLPEGPAQSSSDPDSYSDSYTHVAPSPDEPPLLPLSTETLGGAECVQMEGTQHLRNEEELKQEGEESDAYLKTTDLGKETDPHADSEVSQERTEKAGEEGESEVRKRRSLLASLEQIGRREEEEEVDEFQLPQREDDSGFSVNKCILGALILLGLGTIFFSGIFMDLDEESDYSTRDLKDTELPGKREWLNPEAPQSPLDADNSELLNKLAKGNEQISVLQAQLQTQNEELKVAQGHAAEGAKERLRWEAVEKENSSQTTQASMKLATLPPPGQPEDSKQETAGSTGRQTKHPRDDPKQKKKDVKRDRYDLGEQKEGKERKKSVGMEGEKKGRKDGSKKEWKKEKHEQGMSDRENDKEGRLKRHSEGEKQWKEKDWKKEKTSRGDEGKPWKDGEGKRERTEKREKKEWNEDVDRKRPKHEKVNEGKQLGGKEENKHWKEGKDRGGRQKEQKEWKKLKDGFKESGKVQWEDKEWKEKGEREWRRGTERDDKNDKLQGKVGKEKDERKRWEGSKNHGKDGSREDDRKRWNEHERKSQNGKHDKEWKSKDKKWEQSKREQSKERDGRKEKKHNEDWKKDKLQFQKSKDVYKVKNNHGKKEEHQYGDQKQPHTHRKPSMGQPEYWVQQRERLQHSPKPSQECDSLESCAKAERLLPVHLPEFEAILQTYLAKAEQAGVDDSKREELKKLATQFFKDGVFVHDQMSFQDFVEDLSDILEDMVEEDEDGEQDSAIEDEMEEFEREVMRKFSLRGGGEKEERIKGDWRKESGQGRG, from the exons ATGTCTGGCACTGGGAGTGCTAATAACAGCTGGACCATCCTAACTCCTGAG GAAACTGCTGCTGAAACCCTGAAGCCTGTGATAATGGGGACGGAGTACCATGGAGAAAGCCATACAACTGCACCAG GTTCTGGGGACAACAACCAGCCTGCAAATGGTGCAAAGTCTGCAGAAGGGCTCCCTGTGGAGAACTACCTA gtaccaaaagaaaaaacagcagagcTAAGTGGAGGCTTGAGTGCAGATCAGCCCACCTCTGTGCCCACTTCTGTCACGGATAACCCcattccttcctctttggaAGTCTCCAGCAACTTGAACCATGGCAGTGATGAAGTCAGCCAGGCAGGAGGCCTACCTGAGGGCCCGGCGCAGAGCAGCTCTGACCCCGATTCATACTCTGACTCCTACACTCATGTAGCTCCTTCCCCTGATGAGCCCCCACTCTTACCGTTGAGCACAGAGACTCTTGGAGGTGCAGAGTGTGTGCAGATGGAAGGAACGCAGCATCTGCGAAATGAGGAGGAGCTAAAACAAGAAGGGGAGGAGTCAGATGCGTATCTAAAGACAACTGACTTGGGAAAAGAAACAG ACCCCCATGCAGATTCAGAAGTGAGTCAGGAGAGAACCGAGAAGGCTGGTGAGGAGGGAGAGTCAGAGGTGAGGAAGAGAAGGTCCCTTTTAGCATCTCTGGAGCAGATTgggagaagagaagaggaagaggaagtggaCGAATTTCAGCTCCCCCAGCGAGAAGACGACAGCGGGTTTTCTGTGAACAAGTGCATCCTAGGTGCTCTCATTCTGTTAGGCCTTGGCACCATTTTTTTCTCAG GTATCTTCATGGATCTGGATGAGG AGAGCGACTATAGTACAAGGGATCTGAAAGATACAGAGCTACCAGGAAAACGG GAGTGGCTTAACCCAGAGGCTCCTCAGTCCCCACTAGATGCTGACAATTCAGAGCTTTTAAACAAGCTAGCCAAAGGGAATGAGCAGATTTCTGTGCTCCAAGCCCAACTTCAG ACACAGAACGAGGAGCTAAAAGTAGCCCAGGGACATGCAGCAGAGGGAGCAAAGGAGCGGCTGAGGTGGGAGGCGGTGGAGAAGGAAAACA GCAGTCAGACAACTCAAGCCTCCATGAAGCTCGCTACATTGCCCCCACCTGGTCAGCCAGAGGACAGCAAGCAGGAAACGGCTGGATCCACAGGGAGACAGACAAAGCATCCACGGGATGAcccaaagcagaaaaagaaagatgtgAAGAGAGATCGTTATGACTTGGGCGAgcagaaagagggaaaagagagaaaaaaatctgtagggatggaaggagagaaaaagggCCGTAAAGATGGCAGTAAAAAAGAatggaagaaggaaaaacatgagCAAGGAATGTCTGACAGGGAGAATGATAAGGAAGGTAGACTGAAGAGGCATAGTGAAGGGGAAAAACAGTGGAAGGAGAAAGACTGGAAGAAGGAGAAGACTAGCAGAGGTGATGAAGGAAAGCCATGGAAAGATGGGGAAGGAAAAAGAGAGCGGAcagaaaagagggagaaaaaagaatGGAATGAAGATGTCGATAGGAAAAGACCAAAGCATGAGAAAGTGAATGAGGGAAAACAATTGGGAGGTAAGGAGGAGAACAAGCACTGGAAGGAAGGAAAGGATCGTGGGGGGAGACAGAAAGAACAAAAGGAATGGAAGAAGCTGAAAGATGGCTTCAAAGAAAGTGGCAAAGTGCAGTGGGAAGATAAAGAGTGgaaggagaaaggagagagagagtggagaaGAGGCACTGAGAGGGatgataaaaatgacaaacttcAGGGTAAAGTAGGGAAAGAAAAGGATGAAAGGAAACGGTGGGAAGGCAGTAAAAATCACGGCAAAGACGGATCGAGGGAAGATGACAGGAAGCGATGGAATGAACATGAGCGGAAGAGTCAAAATGGGAAACACGATAAGGAATGGAAGAGCAAGGACAAGAAGTGGGAACAGTCGAAACGGGAGCAATCGAAAGAGAGAGACGGGAGGAAGGAGAAGAAGCATaatgaagactggaaaaaagacaaattgcAATTCCAGAAAAGCAAAGATGTATACAAGGTTAAAAATAATCATGGCAAAAAGGAAGAACATCAATACGGAGACCAAAAGCAGCCTCATACACACCGCAAACCCTCCATGGGGCAGCCTGAGTACTGGGTCCAGCAGAGAGAGCGTCTTCAGCACAGTCCTAAACCTTCACAGGAGTGCGACTCATTGGAGTCCTGTGCAAAGGCTGAGCGGCTGCTCCCTGTCCACTTACCCGAGTTTGAGGCCATCCTCCAAACCTATCTAGCTAAGGCAGAGCAGGCAGGTGTCGATGATTCCAAAAGAGAGGAGCTCAAAAAGCTGGCCACGCAGTTTTTTAAGGATGGCGTTTTTGTTCATGATCAGATGAGCTTTCAAGATTTTGTTGAAGATTTGAGCGATATTTTAGAAGACATGGTGGAAGAGGACGAGGATGGGGAACAAGATAGCGCTATAGAGGATGAAATGGAGGAGTTTGAGAGAGAAGTCATGAGAAAGTTTTCATTGCGAGGAGgtggagagaaagaggagagaatCAAAGGGGACTGGAGAAAGGAGAGCGGACAAGGACGTGGCTGA
- the pbxip1b gene encoding pre-B-cell leukemia homeobox interacting protein 1b isoform X1, giving the protein MSGTGSANNSWTILTPEETAAETLKPVIMGTEYHGESHTTAPGSGDNNQPANGAKSAEGLPVENYLVPKEKTAELSGGLSADQPTSVPTSVTDNPIPSSLEVSSNLNHGSDEVSQAGGLPEGPAQSSSDPDSYSDSYTHVAPSPDEPPLLPLSTETLGGAECVQMEGTQHLRNEEELKQEGEESDAYLKTTDLGKETDPHADSEVSQERTEKAGEEGESEVRKRRSLLASLEQIGRREEEEEVDEFQLPQREDDSGFSVNKCILGALILLGLGTIFFSGIFMDLDEESDYSTRDLKDTELPGKREWLNPEAPQSPLDADNSELLNKLAKGNEQISVLQAQLQTQNEELKVAQGHAAEGAKERLRWEAVEKENSRLKTEMASLPVLQKENERMKKELESFPALQKELETLRSTVTELKVSSAGSQTTQASMKLATLPPPGQPEDSKQETAGSTGRQTKHPRDDPKQKKKDVKRDRYDLGEQKEGKERKKSVGMEGEKKGRKDGSKKEWKKEKHEQGMSDRENDKEGRLKRHSEGEKQWKEKDWKKEKTSRGDEGKPWKDGEGKRERTEKREKKEWNEDVDRKRPKHEKVNEGKQLGGKEENKHWKEGKDRGGRQKEQKEWKKLKDGFKESGKVQWEDKEWKEKGEREWRRGTERDDKNDKLQGKVGKEKDERKRWEGSKNHGKDGSREDDRKRWNEHERKSQNGKHDKEWKSKDKKWEQSKREQSKERDGRKEKKHNEDWKKDKLQFQKSKDVYKVKNNHGKKEEHQYGDQKQPHTHRKPSMGQPEYWVQQRERLQHSPKPSQECDSLESCAKAERLLPVHLPEFEAILQTYLAKAEQAGVDDSKREELKKLATQFFKDGVFVHDQMSFQDFVEDLSDILEDMVEEDEDGEQDSAIEDEMEEFEREVMRKFSLRGGGEKEERIKGDWRKESGQGRG; this is encoded by the exons ATGTCTGGCACTGGGAGTGCTAATAACAGCTGGACCATCCTAACTCCTGAG GAAACTGCTGCTGAAACCCTGAAGCCTGTGATAATGGGGACGGAGTACCATGGAGAAAGCCATACAACTGCACCAG GTTCTGGGGACAACAACCAGCCTGCAAATGGTGCAAAGTCTGCAGAAGGGCTCCCTGTGGAGAACTACCTA gtaccaaaagaaaaaacagcagagcTAAGTGGAGGCTTGAGTGCAGATCAGCCCACCTCTGTGCCCACTTCTGTCACGGATAACCCcattccttcctctttggaAGTCTCCAGCAACTTGAACCATGGCAGTGATGAAGTCAGCCAGGCAGGAGGCCTACCTGAGGGCCCGGCGCAGAGCAGCTCTGACCCCGATTCATACTCTGACTCCTACACTCATGTAGCTCCTTCCCCTGATGAGCCCCCACTCTTACCGTTGAGCACAGAGACTCTTGGAGGTGCAGAGTGTGTGCAGATGGAAGGAACGCAGCATCTGCGAAATGAGGAGGAGCTAAAACAAGAAGGGGAGGAGTCAGATGCGTATCTAAAGACAACTGACTTGGGAAAAGAAACAG ACCCCCATGCAGATTCAGAAGTGAGTCAGGAGAGAACCGAGAAGGCTGGTGAGGAGGGAGAGTCAGAGGTGAGGAAGAGAAGGTCCCTTTTAGCATCTCTGGAGCAGATTgggagaagagaagaggaagaggaagtggaCGAATTTCAGCTCCCCCAGCGAGAAGACGACAGCGGGTTTTCTGTGAACAAGTGCATCCTAGGTGCTCTCATTCTGTTAGGCCTTGGCACCATTTTTTTCTCAG GTATCTTCATGGATCTGGATGAGG AGAGCGACTATAGTACAAGGGATCTGAAAGATACAGAGCTACCAGGAAAACGG GAGTGGCTTAACCCAGAGGCTCCTCAGTCCCCACTAGATGCTGACAATTCAGAGCTTTTAAACAAGCTAGCCAAAGGGAATGAGCAGATTTCTGTGCTCCAAGCCCAACTTCAG ACACAGAACGAGGAGCTAAAAGTAGCCCAGGGACATGCAGCAGAGGGAGCAAAGGAGCGGCTGAGGTGGGAGGCGGTGGAGAAGGAAAACAGTAGGTTGAAGACAGAGATGGCTTCTCTTCCTGTCCTTCAGAAAGAGAATGAGAGGATGAAGAAAGAGCTGGAGTCATTCCCGGCCCTACAGAAAGAACTAGAAACTCTGAGATCCACTGTGACAGAATTAAaagtctcctcag CAGGCAGTCAGACAACTCAAGCCTCCATGAAGCTCGCTACATTGCCCCCACCTGGTCAGCCAGAGGACAGCAAGCAGGAAACGGCTGGATCCACAGGGAGACAGACAAAGCATCCACGGGATGAcccaaagcagaaaaagaaagatgtgAAGAGAGATCGTTATGACTTGGGCGAgcagaaagagggaaaagagagaaaaaaatctgtagggatggaaggagagaaaaagggCCGTAAAGATGGCAGTAAAAAAGAatggaagaaggaaaaacatgagCAAGGAATGTCTGACAGGGAGAATGATAAGGAAGGTAGACTGAAGAGGCATAGTGAAGGGGAAAAACAGTGGAAGGAGAAAGACTGGAAGAAGGAGAAGACTAGCAGAGGTGATGAAGGAAAGCCATGGAAAGATGGGGAAGGAAAAAGAGAGCGGAcagaaaagagggagaaaaaagaatGGAATGAAGATGTCGATAGGAAAAGACCAAAGCATGAGAAAGTGAATGAGGGAAAACAATTGGGAGGTAAGGAGGAGAACAAGCACTGGAAGGAAGGAAAGGATCGTGGGGGGAGACAGAAAGAACAAAAGGAATGGAAGAAGCTGAAAGATGGCTTCAAAGAAAGTGGCAAAGTGCAGTGGGAAGATAAAGAGTGgaaggagaaaggagagagagagtggagaaGAGGCACTGAGAGGGatgataaaaatgacaaacttcAGGGTAAAGTAGGGAAAGAAAAGGATGAAAGGAAACGGTGGGAAGGCAGTAAAAATCACGGCAAAGACGGATCGAGGGAAGATGACAGGAAGCGATGGAATGAACATGAGCGGAAGAGTCAAAATGGGAAACACGATAAGGAATGGAAGAGCAAGGACAAGAAGTGGGAACAGTCGAAACGGGAGCAATCGAAAGAGAGAGACGGGAGGAAGGAGAAGAAGCATaatgaagactggaaaaaagacaaattgcAATTCCAGAAAAGCAAAGATGTATACAAGGTTAAAAATAATCATGGCAAAAAGGAAGAACATCAATACGGAGACCAAAAGCAGCCTCATACACACCGCAAACCCTCCATGGGGCAGCCTGAGTACTGGGTCCAGCAGAGAGAGCGTCTTCAGCACAGTCCTAAACCTTCACAGGAGTGCGACTCATTGGAGTCCTGTGCAAAGGCTGAGCGGCTGCTCCCTGTCCACTTACCCGAGTTTGAGGCCATCCTCCAAACCTATCTAGCTAAGGCAGAGCAGGCAGGTGTCGATGATTCCAAAAGAGAGGAGCTCAAAAAGCTGGCCACGCAGTTTTTTAAGGATGGCGTTTTTGTTCATGATCAGATGAGCTTTCAAGATTTTGTTGAAGATTTGAGCGATATTTTAGAAGACATGGTGGAAGAGGACGAGGATGGGGAACAAGATAGCGCTATAGAGGATGAAATGGAGGAGTTTGAGAGAGAAGTCATGAGAAAGTTTTCATTGCGAGGAGgtggagagaaagaggagagaatCAAAGGGGACTGGAGAAAGGAGAGCGGACAAGGACGTGGCTGA